A genomic segment from Phragmites australis chromosome 6, lpPhrAust1.1, whole genome shotgun sequence encodes:
- the LOC133923107 gene encoding peroxidase 5-like, which translates to MPRFSLVLVVVLTAAAASSCHAAVDAKIVDGLRVGFYNQTCPDAESTVRDIVNADMTNDPTIAAGIIRIFFHDCFVKGCDASILLDETPTTGEETEKDSPANGFTLNGLSTIDVAKSTIESLCPRTVSCADILAFAARDSTVATGHPGYAVAAGRRDGRTSFKSSLPGNLPGPSQNAADLTKVFAGKGMSQEDMVVLSGAHSIGGAHCFMFSDRLYNFSEGTDMDPAMDQGYARQLRNVCPAPGRADNDPESAPKVAFDARTEQRLDSSYYKELLAGRGLLSSDNALVDDPTTRATVEQLASDVALFHRKFGEAMQRLGMVDVLVGEGQGEVRLDCRSVNSPRAEVSSTLPSFFLEERKDATQHCCMQP; encoded by the exons ATGCCGCGGTTCTCTCTGGTCTTGGTAGTCGTGCTCACTGCCGCGGCAGCGTCGTCGTGCCACGCCGCGGTCGATGCGAAGATCGTGGACGGCCTCCGGGTGGGGTTCTACAATCAGACATGCCCCGACGCCGAGAGCACCGTTCGCGACATCGTCAACGCCGACATGACGAACGACCCCACCATCGCCGCGGGCATCATCCGCATCTTCTTCCATGACTGCTTCGTCAAG GGATGCGACGCGTCCATTCTTCTGGACGAGACGCCGACGACAGGGGAGGAAACGGAGAAGGACTCGCCGGCGAACGGGTTCACGCTCAATGGGCTGAGCACCATCGACGTCGCCAAATCGACCATCGAGTCCCTCTGCCCGCgcaccgtctcctgcgccgacatcCTCGCCTTCGCGGCCCGCGACTCCACCGTTGCTACAGGTCACCCCGGGTACGCCGTCGCGGCGGGCCGCCGGGACGGCCGGACCTCGTTCAAGTCCAGCCTCCCAGGCAACCTTCCTGGGCCGAGCCAGAACGCAGCTGATCTCACCAAGGTGTTCGCCGGGAAGGGCATGTCCCAGGAGGACATGGTGGTGCTCTCCGGCGCGCACTCCATTGGCGGCGCCCACTGCTTCATGTTCTCCGACCGCCTGTACAACTTCTCCGAAGGCACCGACATGGACCCGGCCATGGATCAAGGCTACGCCAGGCAGCTCCGGAACGTCTGCCCGGCGCCGGGCCGCGCCGACAACGACCCGGAGAGCGCCCCCAAGGTGGCGTTCGACGCGCGGACGGAGCAGAGGCTCGACAGCTCGTACTACAAGGAGCTGCTTGCCGGGCGCGGGCTGCTGTCGTCCGACAACGCGCTGGTGGACGACCCGACGACGCGGGCGACGGTGGAGCAGCTGGCGAGCGACGTCGCACTATTCCACCGCAAGTTCGGGGAGGCGATGCAGAGGCTTGGCATGGTGGACGTGCTCGTGGGCGAGGGGCAGGGGGAGGTCCGGCTGGACTGCCGTTCGGTGAACAGCCCGAGGGCGGAGGTGTCATCGACGCTGCCGAGTTTCTTCTTAGAAGAACGGAAGGACGCAACGCAGCACTGCTGCATGCAGCCATAG